From a single Cyclobacterium marinum DSM 745 genomic region:
- a CDS encoding MarC family protein: MDWNLNLNFLAAMLAMVNPIGLIPIWYEMTGDASPKVRRKIALMVTGTSFLTLLLFLILGEYILVFFNIDIEVFKIAGGFLLMFTALSMINGSATKLEELKEEADTNFGLAKLRFEKVMVPLVIPMLAGPGSITTVLLYSFRATGPTTYVGLSGILLLSYFLLFLVFSFSYKVENKVDDILFVGFTRLFGLIVAAIAVQFMVEGLGEVFPNWMEGGSAVELEDK; the protein is encoded by the coding sequence ATGGATTGGAATCTGAACCTAAACTTTTTAGCAGCAATGTTGGCCATGGTAAATCCAATTGGTCTTATTCCTATATGGTATGAAATGACAGGGGATGCATCACCAAAAGTAAGAAGGAAAATTGCCCTAATGGTTACGGGTACTTCCTTCTTGACATTACTTTTATTTTTAATTTTAGGGGAGTATATTTTGGTTTTTTTTAATATTGATATTGAAGTTTTTAAGATTGCAGGAGGGTTTCTATTGATGTTCACAGCATTGTCTATGATAAATGGATCTGCTACCAAACTAGAAGAATTAAAAGAAGAGGCAGATACCAATTTTGGGTTGGCCAAGCTGAGGTTTGAAAAAGTAATGGTTCCGCTTGTCATTCCGATGTTGGCCGGTCCCGGATCAATAACCACCGTGTTATTGTATAGCTTCCGCGCCACCGGTCCAACTACTTATGTGGGATTATCCGGTATTTTATTGCTCAGTTATTTTTTACTGTTTCTGGTTTTCAGTTTTTCCTATAAAGTGGAAAATAAGGTGGATGACATTCTGTTTGTAGGATTCACCCGATTATTTGGTTTAATAGTTGCTGCAATTGCCGTTCAATTTATGGTCGAAGGATTGGGAGAGGTTTTTCCGAATTGGATGGAAGGTGGGTCTGCTGTCGAATTAGAAGATAAATAA
- a CDS encoding TolC family protein gives MKRYLLIFSLFFVQPINAQEVAPSPEIWSLEDCINYALENNITVKDAVLNTDLAEVDYDRAKSARLPNLFGSASQTFTSGNSIDPITSDFVSEKINSNNLGINSSITLYQGNQLNNQIEQNKLLMEQSIFQEEVEKNNIALNILETYLRALYSKESITIAENNLEASEKEVLRAKARLDAGTIALSDYTEAQSQAATNKFNVITAKNTYEQYIIDLKQLLELSPTQEIEIQTLNKDLDLINLELNKTAIYYKALQILPEVEVSDLSIAINEKELDIAKGAYKPTLSLNGSVGTGYTSINYLSFSDQYNSNFNQRLGLTLTIPIFNRNQTKSVVKTAALNIEKAQIQKQNTEKVIYKNVETAYQNAVSAQEQLLAAKSSQEAAEQSYRLAQKKYELEDLSTTDLVISQNTYTNAQQNYLQAKYLNILYNQLLQFYQGNDIKL, from the coding sequence ATGAAACGGTACCTTCTAATATTTAGCTTATTTTTTGTGCAGCCAATCAATGCACAGGAAGTTGCACCCAGCCCGGAAATTTGGTCACTGGAGGATTGTATTAATTATGCCCTTGAAAATAATATCACGGTTAAGGATGCTGTTCTGAATACAGACTTGGCAGAAGTAGATTATGATAGGGCCAAGTCCGCCAGATTACCTAATTTATTTGGCAGTGCTTCACAAACTTTTACTAGCGGAAATAGTATAGATCCCATCACAAGTGATTTCGTCTCTGAAAAAATCAATAGTAACAATTTAGGCATCAACAGTTCCATTACACTTTACCAAGGTAATCAACTGAATAACCAAATTGAGCAAAATAAATTGCTGATGGAGCAAAGTATTTTTCAAGAAGAGGTGGAGAAAAATAACATTGCCCTAAATATTTTGGAGACCTATTTACGTGCCCTGTACAGCAAAGAAAGCATTACCATAGCAGAAAATAATCTGGAGGCTTCTGAAAAGGAAGTTTTACGTGCCAAAGCAAGGTTGGATGCAGGAACTATAGCCTTATCTGATTATACAGAAGCGCAAAGCCAGGCAGCCACAAATAAGTTCAACGTAATCACAGCCAAAAACACTTATGAGCAATATATCATTGACTTAAAACAATTGTTAGAACTTTCTCCAACGCAGGAAATTGAAATCCAAACCCTTAACAAGGATTTGGATTTAATAAATCTTGAACTCAACAAAACTGCTATTTATTACAAGGCTCTTCAAATTTTACCGGAAGTAGAAGTAAGTGATTTAAGCATTGCTATTAATGAAAAGGAACTTGACATCGCCAAAGGTGCCTACAAGCCAACGTTATCATTGAACGGAAGTGTAGGTACCGGCTATACCAGTATCAATTACCTTTCTTTCTCAGATCAATACAATTCCAACTTTAACCAAAGACTCGGTTTAACTTTAACCATTCCGATTTTTAACAGAAATCAAACCAAATCTGTAGTAAAAACTGCCGCTTTGAATATAGAAAAAGCGCAAATACAAAAGCAAAATACAGAAAAAGTCATCTACAAAAATGTTGAAACTGCTTATCAAAATGCCGTTTCAGCCCAAGAACAATTGCTTGCAGCAAAATCTTCTCAGGAAGCAGCGGAACAATCCTATAGGCTCGCACAGAAGAAATATGAGCTTGAAGATTTGAGCACTACGGATTTGGTAATCAGTCAGAACACCTACACGAACGCTCAGCAAAATTACTTGCAGGCCAAGTATTTAAATATCCTGTACAACCAATTGTTACAATTTTATCAAGGAAACGACATTAAACTATAA
- a CDS encoding efflux RND transporter periplasmic adaptor subunit: protein MKTKKNVIIGSILLVILALVAYKFIKGEDVVVMEVKTVKAKKANVTTLVTATGTMEPITQVEVGTQVSGVVEKIYVDYNSEVKEGQLIAELDKTNLKAALTQSQAAYDNALSQKRYTETIFERQKKLYENQVISKSDYDEALYSYETAKGTVTQRLSDLQAAKTNLGYANIYSPIDGVVLSRDIDEGQTVAASYSTPTLFTIAQDLKEMQVEADVDEADIGNVKEGQRVTFTVDAYVGETFEGEVTQVRLDPTITSNVVTYTVVIRADNPDLKLKPGLTATISIYTLELNDVLTAEAKAINFTPDVESLNDYNLQNNLPPIKSIQQDEKTKVWVLDKDSSLSSKAIEIGASDGVNVQILSGIQEGDKLVYSLKQTSQEISKVADSESPFMPQRPGGDRKK, encoded by the coding sequence ATGAAAACTAAAAAAAATGTCATCATTGGCAGTATCCTATTGGTAATACTTGCCCTAGTGGCTTACAAATTTATCAAAGGAGAGGATGTTGTGGTAATGGAGGTGAAAACGGTTAAAGCCAAAAAGGCAAATGTTACCACCTTGGTTACCGCCACCGGCACCATGGAACCCATCACACAGGTAGAAGTAGGAACCCAGGTTTCAGGGGTAGTAGAAAAAATATATGTTGATTACAATAGTGAGGTTAAAGAAGGACAACTTATTGCCGAGTTGGACAAGACGAATCTCAAAGCAGCCCTTACTCAAAGTCAAGCAGCTTATGACAATGCTTTAAGTCAAAAAAGATATACTGAAACCATATTTGAAAGACAAAAGAAGCTTTATGAGAATCAGGTGATAAGTAAGTCAGATTATGATGAAGCGCTTTATAGTTACGAAACTGCCAAAGGAACAGTAACCCAGCGTTTATCTGATCTTCAGGCAGCTAAAACAAATTTGGGCTATGCCAATATATATTCTCCTATTGATGGGGTTGTTCTTTCTCGAGACATTGACGAAGGACAAACAGTTGCTGCCAGCTATAGCACACCGACATTATTTACCATTGCACAGGATTTAAAAGAAATGCAGGTGGAAGCTGATGTGGATGAAGCTGATATCGGAAATGTTAAAGAAGGTCAAAGAGTAACCTTCACTGTTGATGCTTACGTTGGAGAAACATTTGAAGGTGAAGTAACACAGGTAAGACTAGACCCGACTATTACTTCAAATGTTGTGACATACACTGTTGTAATCAGAGCAGATAATCCGGATCTAAAATTAAAACCTGGTCTCACAGCCACAATTTCAATTTATACTTTGGAATTAAATGATGTCCTGACTGCTGAAGCCAAAGCCATAAACTTTACACCGGATGTAGAAAGTCTGAATGATTACAATTTGCAAAACAATTTACCACCTATTAAATCAATTCAGCAAGATGAAAAAACCAAGGTTTGGGTGTTAGATAAAGACTCATCATTATCTTCTAAAGCAATAGAAATAGGGGCTAGTGATGGAGTAAATGTACAAATCTTATCAGGTATTCAGGAGGGTGATAAATTGGTTTACAGTTTAAAACAAACAAGCCAAGAAATATCTAAAGTAGCAGATAGCGAAAGTCCTTTTATGCCTCAAAGACCAGGTGGAGACCGAAAAAAATAA
- a CDS encoding ABC transporter ATP-binding protein, producing MSKEIIKINELKRSFTMGTETVHALKGISFTIKRGEFVTIMGSSGSGKSTLLNILGCLDQPSSGSYEIDGVSIKDLSKNQLANIRNEKIGFIFQSYNLLPRTTAIENVELPLLYNRKVNSEERKTRAIKALEMVGLGDRLHHTPSQLSGGQQQRVAIARSLVNNPVMILADEATGNLDTRTSYEIMSLFQELNRKGITITLVTHEPDIATFSNRTIVLKDGNIIKDYFNTNILSAEKELAALPIEDH from the coding sequence ATGAGCAAAGAAATCATTAAAATTAATGAGCTAAAACGCTCCTTCACCATGGGAACTGAAACGGTTCACGCCTTAAAAGGAATTTCCTTTACCATAAAGCGAGGTGAGTTTGTTACCATAATGGGCTCAAGTGGCTCCGGAAAGAGTACATTATTGAACATATTAGGTTGCTTGGATCAACCAAGTTCGGGTAGTTATGAGATTGATGGAGTGAGTATTAAGGATTTATCTAAAAACCAGCTGGCTAATATTAGGAATGAAAAAATAGGATTTATTTTTCAATCCTACAATTTGCTCCCAAGAACCACTGCCATTGAGAATGTAGAATTGCCCCTATTGTACAATAGGAAAGTAAATTCAGAGGAAAGAAAAACCAGGGCTATTAAAGCATTGGAAATGGTAGGGTTAGGAGATAGGTTACACCATACACCATCCCAGCTTTCCGGTGGGCAACAGCAACGCGTAGCCATTGCAAGATCATTGGTTAACAACCCGGTTATGATTCTTGCAGATGAAGCGACAGGTAATCTTGATACCCGAACTTCCTATGAAATCATGTCCTTGTTTCAAGAATTAAACCGTAAAGGTATAACCATCACCCTTGTTACCCATGAGCCTGATATTGCAACTTTCAGTAACAGGACCATTGTACTTAAGGATGGAAATATTATCAAGGATTATTTCAATACTAATATTTTATCTGCTGAGAAAGAATTGGCAGCATTACCCATTGAAGATCATTAA
- a CDS encoding ABC transporter permease: MRVFNLLKVAFKAIVLNKMRSLLTMLGIIIGVASVIAMLAIGEGSKASIRESISSMGSNIITIRPGAEVRGGVRGSASDMQTLTFEDYEAIRDEATLLSHITPMVNGGGQVINGSNNWPSTIYGVNPEYLAIKVVDLQSGSMFTQAEVQSAAKVALIGQTVVDNVFPDGAEPVGQMIRFNNIPFKVIGVLEEKGENTFGQDQDDVVIAPYTTVQKRILAIDYLNQVMASAVSEEDAPEAVNQVIDIMRTQHKLTDAEEDNFSVRSMEELISTFSSTTEMLTILLVAVASISLLIGGIGIMNIMYVSVKERTKEIGLRMAIGGRGSDILMQFLIEAILISITGGLLGVVLGLGATVFIEKFLHWPTSVALYSIVVSFAVCAITGIFFGWYPARKAAALDPITALRYE; the protein is encoded by the coding sequence ATGAGAGTATTTAACTTATTAAAAGTTGCTTTTAAAGCCATTGTTCTCAATAAAATGAGAAGTTTGCTAACCATGCTAGGGATAATCATTGGTGTGGCATCCGTAATTGCTATGTTAGCCATAGGGGAAGGGTCGAAAGCAAGCATTCGGGAAAGTATTTCCAGCATGGGATCCAACATCATTACCATTAGGCCGGGAGCTGAAGTGAGGGGTGGTGTAAGAGGTAGCGCAAGTGACATGCAAACATTAACCTTCGAGGATTATGAAGCCATCCGGGATGAGGCTACCTTATTGAGTCATATTACCCCCATGGTTAATGGAGGGGGGCAAGTGATCAACGGGTCAAATAACTGGCCTTCAACAATCTATGGTGTAAATCCCGAATACCTGGCCATCAAAGTAGTGGACCTTCAGAGTGGAAGTATGTTTACCCAAGCTGAAGTTCAATCGGCAGCTAAGGTAGCATTAATCGGGCAAACCGTGGTTGATAATGTATTCCCTGATGGAGCTGAGCCGGTGGGACAAATGATTCGATTCAACAACATTCCTTTTAAAGTAATTGGGGTGCTTGAGGAAAAGGGTGAAAATACATTTGGACAAGACCAAGATGATGTGGTCATTGCGCCCTACACCACTGTACAAAAACGAATTCTTGCCATAGACTATTTAAATCAGGTAATGGCATCTGCGGTAAGTGAAGAAGATGCTCCTGAAGCAGTAAATCAGGTAATTGATATCATGCGAACCCAACATAAATTAACCGACGCAGAGGAAGATAATTTCAGCGTCCGATCTATGGAAGAATTGATTTCAACCTTTAGTTCTACAACAGAAATGTTGACCATACTTTTAGTAGCAGTGGCAAGTATTTCACTGTTAATAGGAGGGATCGGTATCATGAACATTATGTATGTTTCTGTTAAAGAACGGACAAAGGAAATCGGCCTCCGCATGGCTATTGGGGGAAGGGGATCAGATATTTTGATGCAATTTCTTATTGAAGCCATACTTATTAGTATTACCGGGGGATTGCTCGGTGTGGTATTGGGACTAGGAGCTACAGTTTTTATTGAAAAGTTCTTACATTGGCCCACAAGTGTGGCTTTGTATTCAATTGTTGTGTCTTTTGCTGTATGTGCGATAACCGGAATCTTTTTCGGATGGTATCCGGCTAGAAAGGCTGCAGCATTGGATCCAATCACAGCTTTACGATACGAATAA
- a CDS encoding sensor histidine kinase has product MEYNKKITAFSHLLVWFVLFSMPYVLSYGQEQELTRVIAHFWIPLVFYAIIFYVNYFLFIDRFLFEKKMLEFIGVNIILLVLLLWLREGIDTNFFADLARKPHKEGDNNGPSFKMFIYVQLLSYMAPLIFAIAIKTTQQWVKTEAESKEAANYKLKTELQHLHYQLQPHFFFNSLNNIYSLVDISPEEAKKSIHSLSKLMRYMLYETNLEKVPISKEIEFMKKYIELMKLRVSEKTKVNYHFPTINTGITVAPLLFISLIENAFKHGISARSENLIDIEMKLDNDIVVFKIENDNFPKKVADKSGSGIGLQNLEKRLQLLYPNKYQFKHELIDDRFLVTLIIETG; this is encoded by the coding sequence ATGGAGTATAACAAGAAAATAACGGCCTTTTCTCACCTCTTGGTGTGGTTTGTTTTATTCAGCATGCCCTATGTCTTGTCCTATGGGCAGGAACAGGAATTAACTAGGGTAATTGCTCATTTCTGGATCCCCTTGGTATTTTATGCCATTATCTTTTATGTCAATTATTTTCTTTTTATCGATCGATTCTTGTTTGAAAAGAAAATGCTTGAATTTATTGGGGTCAATATTATCTTGTTGGTGCTTTTATTGTGGTTAAGAGAAGGGATAGACACAAACTTCTTTGCAGATCTTGCAAGAAAACCCCATAAAGAAGGAGACAATAATGGTCCATCTTTTAAGATGTTTATTTATGTTCAGTTGCTTTCCTATATGGCCCCCTTGATATTTGCCATTGCCATAAAGACCACTCAACAATGGGTGAAAACAGAGGCAGAAAGTAAAGAAGCAGCCAACTATAAATTAAAAACTGAGTTGCAGCATCTGCATTACCAGTTGCAACCTCATTTTTTCTTTAACTCATTAAACAATATTTACTCCCTTGTGGATATTTCCCCGGAGGAAGCAAAAAAATCTATCCATAGCCTTAGTAAGTTAATGCGGTATATGCTTTATGAAACAAATTTGGAAAAAGTGCCCATATCCAAAGAAATTGAATTTATGAAGAAATACATTGAGTTGATGAAGCTTAGGGTTTCTGAAAAAACCAAGGTAAATTATCATTTTCCCACCATAAACACGGGCATCACAGTAGCACCTTTATTATTTATATCTTTAATAGAAAATGCATTCAAACACGGCATTTCAGCAAGGAGTGAAAATTTGATTGACATTGAAATGAAATTGGACAATGATATTGTGGTTTTTAAAATTGAAAATGATAACTTTCCGAAAAAAGTAGCTGATAAAAGTGGTTCAGGAATTGGACTTCAAAATCTCGAAAAACGATTGCAATTGCTCTACCCTAATAAATATCAATTTAAGCATGAACTTATTGATGATCGGTTTTTGGTTACTTTAATTATAGAAACCGGATAA
- a CDS encoding LytR/AlgR family response regulator transcription factor, translating to MKNFKISCLIVDDEPMALNLVESYAKKTPFLDLRGKCSSAIEAMEFLKTTPVDLLFLDIQMPDLTGIEFSKMLPKDTRVIFTTAFDEYALEGFKVEALDYLLKPFDYAEFLAAANKASTWFNLIRGKQQTSPEKVENNEFLFVKSEYKQVRIKLSEVLYFEGLKDYIKIWLKDHPKPILTLMSLKSLEDELPENQFMRVHRSFIVSLNNIEVIERSQILINDQRITVSDQYKPKFLEFINGNSLH from the coding sequence ATGAAGAATTTTAAAATTTCATGTCTGATAGTAGATGATGAACCAATGGCGCTAAACCTTGTGGAAAGTTATGCGAAGAAAACTCCATTTCTTGATTTAAGAGGTAAATGCAGTAGTGCTATTGAAGCCATGGAATTTTTAAAAACCACTCCTGTGGATTTACTGTTTTTGGACATTCAGATGCCGGATCTTACAGGTATAGAATTTTCTAAAATGCTTCCCAAAGACACCAGGGTAATTTTTACTACTGCTTTTGATGAGTATGCCTTAGAAGGGTTTAAAGTAGAAGCTTTAGACTATTTGTTGAAACCTTTTGATTATGCAGAATTTTTGGCGGCAGCAAATAAAGCGAGTACATGGTTTAATTTGATAAGAGGGAAACAACAAACTTCACCGGAAAAAGTTGAAAATAATGAGTTTTTATTTGTAAAATCTGAATACAAGCAGGTTCGAATCAAACTTTCTGAAGTGTTGTACTTCGAAGGATTAAAGGATTATATAAAGATTTGGCTGAAGGACCATCCCAAACCCATATTAACACTCATGAGCCTTAAATCTTTGGAAGATGAATTACCTGAGAATCAATTTATGCGCGTACACCGATCATTTATTGTTTCCTTAAATAATATTGAAGTTATCGAGCGAAGTCAAATCCTAATCAACGACCAACGCATCACAGTTTCTGACCAATACAAACCCAAGTTTTTGGAATTTATCAATGGGAATTCTCTTCATTGA
- a CDS encoding amidohydrolase family protein: MAFSKKKWLWLFLFTLLFLGFSYWLIGKIQYRLQVMDVENYEPVSTLKVPENLLTRAKFPFIDVHNHQFTMPIQNLDKLVAEMDELNMAVMVNLSGFRGKYLEWSLENVNKKYGNRFVLFMNIDFEKLDDEGWPEKTLEIMDEAVSMGAKGLKVYKSLGLTDKDNEGNRIHVDDPRLDPIWTKCGALGIPVLIHTGEPPAFWLPKDKNNERWLELKQYPSRYKDPNSNPSFEDVMAEQHSIFKRHPNTKFIAAHLGWFGNDLNRLGKILDEMPNVYTELGAVLAELGRQPISARKWLIKYQDRVLMGKDSYKQEEYHTYFRVLETYDEYFDYYRKRHAHWKMYGLGLPDSVLQKIYYKNALHLIPGIDESLFELVD, translated from the coding sequence ATGGCTTTCTCTAAAAAGAAATGGCTGTGGTTATTCCTTTTTACACTGCTTTTTCTGGGATTCAGCTATTGGCTGATTGGAAAAATTCAATACCGGTTGCAGGTAATGGATGTGGAAAATTATGAACCAGTTTCAACTTTAAAGGTTCCCGAAAATCTATTAACTCGAGCTAAGTTTCCTTTTATTGATGTTCATAACCATCAATTTACTATGCCAATTCAAAATTTGGATAAATTGGTGGCCGAAATGGATGAACTCAATATGGCAGTAATGGTTAATTTAAGTGGTTTTAGAGGAAAGTACTTGGAATGGTCCCTAGAAAATGTCAACAAAAAGTACGGCAATCGATTTGTACTTTTTATGAATATTGACTTTGAAAAACTGGATGATGAAGGATGGCCTGAAAAAACCCTTGAGATAATGGATGAAGCTGTAAGCATGGGTGCCAAAGGACTAAAGGTCTACAAAAGCTTGGGTTTGACAGATAAGGACAATGAAGGAAACCGAATTCATGTGGATGATCCCCGCTTAGACCCCATCTGGACCAAATGCGGAGCATTGGGAATACCCGTATTGATTCATACCGGTGAGCCACCAGCTTTCTGGTTGCCAAAAGACAAAAACAATGAACGATGGCTGGAATTGAAACAATACCCCAGCAGGTACAAAGATCCCAATAGCAATCCTTCTTTTGAAGATGTAATGGCCGAACAACATAGCATTTTCAAAAGACATCCGAATACTAAATTTATTGCTGCTCATTTAGGTTGGTTTGGGAATGACTTGAATCGCTTAGGTAAAATACTGGATGAAATGCCCAATGTATACACGGAACTAGGGGCTGTTCTAGCGGAATTGGGCAGACAACCTATTTCAGCCAGGAAATGGTTAATTAAATATCAGGACAGGGTATTGATGGGTAAAGACAGCTATAAACAAGAGGAGTACCATACTTATTTTAGGGTTTTGGAAACTTATGATGAGTATTTTGATTATTACAGAAAACGACACGCCCATTGGAAAATGTATGGTCTGGGTCTACCCGATTCTGTCCTTCAAAAAATCTACTATAAAAATGCCTTACATTTGATTCCGGGAATTGATGAATCCTTGTTTGAGCTCGTCGATTAA
- a CDS encoding DUF2911 domain-containing protein — protein sequence MKKNILIGAGVIVLIFIIWVIYGLFIATPVSPPSTTTYNEGGLEITVDYSQPSKKGRLIFGKEEDDALQPYGQYWRLGANAATEISFNKDVVFGGKPVKAGTYRMYAVPGPDVFKVTLNSEVDVFFGVAEPDHERDVLTVNAPVEQNSTIVETFTIAIESSGPGAVINFKWDDVTFTIPVALQ from the coding sequence ATGAAAAAGAATATTTTAATTGGAGCAGGTGTAATTGTTTTAATTTTTATTATTTGGGTAATCTATGGTTTATTTATCGCCACACCAGTAAGCCCGCCCTCTACTACAACATACAATGAAGGTGGACTGGAAATCACAGTGGATTACAGCCAGCCTTCAAAGAAAGGACGACTAATTTTTGGAAAAGAGGAAGATGATGCCTTACAGCCATATGGCCAATATTGGAGGTTAGGTGCGAATGCTGCCACAGAAATTAGTTTTAACAAAGATGTCGTATTTGGAGGAAAACCGGTAAAAGCGGGTACTTATAGAATGTATGCAGTTCCTGGACCGGATGTGTTTAAGGTTACTTTAAATAGTGAAGTTGATGTCTTCTTTGGTGTAGCAGAACCTGACCATGAACGAGATGTATTGACAGTAAATGCACCTGTAGAACAGAATTCTACCATTGTTGAGACCTTTACTATCGCTATAGAATCTTCCGGACCAGGAGCAGTGATAAACTTCAAATGGGACGATGTTACCTTTACCATCCCTGTAGCTCTTCAATAA
- a CDS encoding GTP-binding protein, with translation MTNRFSQLKKLPVTVLSGFLGAGKTTLLNHVLNNREGLKVAVIVNDMSEVNIDEKLIRNAGMLSRTEEKLVEMSNGCICCTLREDLMLEVEKLAKMNKFDYLLIESTGISEPIPVAQTFTFASGEELLDLTKYSHLDTMVTMVDACNFFKDFGSAENIFQRKMTDDPEDQRSLVNLLTDQVEFANVLVVNKLDLIDESQLGLLKNTLHKLNPTAKIICTSNGKIDPKEILNTGLFDYDSAEEAAGWQVELERAKEGVTHQPETEEYGIGSFVFRDPRPFHPDRFLQYIGQDFPTSIIRSKGIFWMASRPDKAILWSQAGGSLKAETYGRWWAGLSTLERETNPLFIENKAFIMEKWDQQWGDRMIELVFIGQDMDKGQITSDLRNCLLTDDEVMALNSGKQYNDTWPI, from the coding sequence ATGACCAACCGATTTAGTCAACTTAAAAAATTACCCGTCACCGTACTTAGTGGCTTTCTTGGTGCAGGAAAGACAACGCTACTCAACCATGTTCTTAATAATAGAGAAGGACTAAAAGTAGCTGTCATAGTAAATGACATGAGTGAGGTAAATATTGACGAAAAGTTAATAAGAAATGCAGGAATGCTTTCCAGAACCGAAGAAAAATTGGTAGAAATGAGTAATGGCTGTATTTGCTGTACGCTCAGAGAAGACCTTATGCTGGAGGTAGAAAAGCTCGCCAAGATGAATAAATTTGATTATTTACTAATTGAAAGCACAGGTATCTCTGAGCCTATTCCGGTAGCGCAAACATTTACTTTTGCCAGTGGAGAGGAGCTTTTGGATCTTACAAAATACAGTCACCTAGACACCATGGTAACTATGGTAGACGCTTGTAATTTTTTTAAAGATTTTGGCAGTGCAGAAAACATTTTTCAACGAAAAATGACCGACGATCCAGAGGATCAAAGATCTCTGGTCAATCTACTCACCGACCAAGTAGAATTTGCCAATGTATTGGTGGTAAATAAATTAGACTTGATTGACGAGAGTCAGTTGGGATTATTGAAAAACACCCTGCATAAACTTAATCCCACTGCTAAAATTATATGTACTTCAAATGGAAAGATAGACCCCAAAGAAATACTCAATACCGGCCTTTTCGATTATGATTCTGCAGAAGAGGCAGCCGGTTGGCAGGTTGAGCTTGAGCGAGCTAAGGAAGGGGTAACCCATCAACCGGAAACAGAAGAATATGGAATAGGCTCTTTTGTATTTAGAGATCCCAGGCCATTTCATCCGGATAGGTTTCTTCAATACATCGGTCAGGATTTTCCCACCAGTATTATCCGAAGCAAAGGAATATTCTGGATGGCTTCCCGACCTGATAAGGCCATATTATGGAGCCAGGCAGGAGGTTCGCTTAAAGCAGAGACTTATGGTAGATGGTGGGCAGGACTTTCTACACTAGAAAGAGAAACCAATCCATTGTTTATAGAGAACAAAGCTTTTATCATGGAAAAATGGGACCAACAATGGGGAGATCGGATGATTGAGCTTGTGTTTATAGGGCAAGACATGGATAAGGGACAAATTACATCAGATTTAAGGAATTGTTTGCTAACTGACGATGAAGTAATGGCCTTGAATTCGGGAAAACAATATAATGATACCTGGCCAATTTAA